Proteins encoded within one genomic window of Setaria italica strain Yugu1 chromosome IV, Setaria_italica_v2.0, whole genome shotgun sequence:
- the LOC105914207 gene encoding putative lysozyme-like protein produces the protein MMQVDSSITEYCSSMKTLADTLRDISHPIQDSQLVLNLLRGLSPHFSNTADDIANSTLGFPSFAQAWDMLTLKELRLANEEKVSNSTALLTRNSSLSSISSGCTGGCRPPSSSAQTGGGTSGGASGSSSGGHTDGSNGKMKWQQKMG, from the coding sequence ATGATGCAGGTCGACTCCTCCATCACCGAGTATTGCAGTAGCATGAAGACTCTCGCCGACACCCTTCGCGACATAAGCCATCCTATTCAGGACTCCCAACTTGTCTTGAACCTTCTTCGCGGCCTCAGCCCACACTTCTCCAACACCGCCGACGACATCGCCAACTCCACCCTCGGCTTCCCGTCTTTCGCCCAAGCGTGGGACATGCTCACCCTGAAGGAACTTCGCCTCGCCAACGAGGAGAAGGTCTCCAACTCCACTGCCCTCCTTACCAGGAACTCTTCTTTGTCGTCGATCTCCTCCGGCTGTACGGGTGGGTGTCGCCCGCCGTCTAGCTCTGCTcagaccggcggcggcaccagtgGCGGtgccagcggcagcagcagtggCGGCCACACCGACGGCAGCAACGGCAAGATGAAGTGGCAGCAGAAGATGGGGTAG